The sequence GGCGGGAGACACCCTTCAACGCCATGGGGTAAACCTACAAAGGGATATAAAACGAGAAAGAAAAATAAACAATCTAATAAATATATAGTTAGCAAGAGAAACAGGAGGTAAAATGCCTAGATCATTAAAAAAAGGACCTTTTGTTGATGAGAGTCTATTAAAAAAGATAAATAAACAGAAAGAGACTGGTGACAAAGGAGTTATTAAGACATATTCTAGAAGAAGTACTATTATACCAGATATGGTAGGTATGACTTTTGCAGTGCACAATGGGAACAAGTTTATACCTGTATATATTAATGAGAATATGGTTGGCCACAAATTAGGTGAGTTTTCTTTTACAAGAACATTTAGAGGACATAAAAAAGATGAGAAACGTGGGAAAAGAGGTAGATAGATGGAAGTAGCAAAGGCTATAATTAAAAGAGTAAGG comes from Deferribacterota bacterium and encodes:
- the rpsS gene encoding 30S ribosomal protein S19, yielding MPRSLKKGPFVDESLLKKINKQKETGDKGVIKTYSRRSTIIPDMVGMTFAVHNGNKFIPVYINENMVGHKLGEFSFTRTFRGHKKDEKRGKRGR